TCTGAGGAAGTAAATTGTAGGAATTAGCACAATACATGCATGAAGTATTTGAGAATCATATACATGAAAGAAACATATTGTTAAGCTAGTGGTTCATTCAAGATAGACTAAATCTATTAAGGGAGAAAATGGAAATTACAAAATGGGAACCTAATTAAATGCAAGTTCATGTTGTCTCTTTTTTGTTAATAAGAgctaaaaaatggaaaaggaagTGGAAAGGAAAACTTAAATTTATACAATCTAGTCAAACAAAATTGTAAACAATTCTACCAGACATTATAACGGTTTCTTTCTTAAGCTATCAATATAGTTCCTTTTCAGCAAGTTTTATTTGTTGTTTCATTTTATTCAAATGATAGTCATATAATTTCTCCAACATAAAATTACAAGCAAAGAAGCAAAAAATATGTGAAAAAGCTTATAAGACATgcaaatttctttaaaataaaatttaaggatcaaaaagaataagaaatgaCATACATTATTggtaaattggtttggtttctGTTTGCCTTTTTGCTAACACCATtcccaaatcaaaccaaatcacAATATtcggtttgattcgatttggttTTTCAATTTTACTTGAACACCCGTAACATTGAGAACATTTCAGGTCTTAAAGGTCCATGACAACGATTAACGAGGAGCTACAGGAAATTATCCCAATCTAAACTTGAACCTAGCTAGAACATATCTTGTTTTCCATCTGAAACTTTAAAAGCATCCATAGTTGATCATGCCATCAGCTAAACATTGAAATATGTCAACACTATCAAAAATACCATTAATAGTGCTATCTCATGGTAGATACTACCACAAATTCGAATCAGGCAACCCATGCTAGAAGTCATTGCTCAAAATTACACATTATTTTCTATGAAGATTAGTGACAGTCCAACGCATTCAAAGGCAGCTAACAGAGCAGAGGCAGGACAGGAGATGTTCATAGACTTCCATACATATGCTTGCAGTCAAGAAACTAGAAACATGTAGTTTATAAGAGTGAATAGCTTGCCTGAGGAAAGCTAGTTGTGCAAACAACATAGCTTGCAAAGCTCAAAAGGTTATCCAATCCATCCCTTTTCTTCTCAGCATCAATTAAAATGGGTATACCCCTTCTACTTGCCTGCACTGGAAATCCCAAAAGCATGCAGTTCATTTCCATTTTAAATGTACTGAATTCAGAAGTAATTTTGCGAGCTCAGAATCTTCTTGGTGAGAGAGAAGTGAGAGGAAAATACCTCCTCTGCTACAATAGCCGCAGTTTCATGCAATCTCACGTCGAAATAGACAAGCTTAGCACCGTCTAATGCTGACAACAAATTTGATTGGGAAAGATCAGAAGGTATCATGGGTGGATATCCAGGGGTGTGAATACAAGTGCGAGTCTTCCTGAAACATCAAACACAAGTAGGTCTTCATCAGACAGCTGCTAGAACCTCTCCAGTAAAATTTAATCGGTATGCAAGATGCAACAATAAATGCAGATTTAGCTAAATGATCGACACGCAATACCAACTAGTTGGGGTCAAGATTCCTAGATGTTATGTCTGGTGTTTGCCAGAAGTTCTGTCTGGTTGGAAACGTGTATGGTGGGATAGGGGAAATGTGAGATTTAGAAAACATTTGCCTTAAAAAGATGAAACATAATGTGCCCAAATAGAGCAAAATCATTATGGAAAATTCATACACAACAAGCTTGAGATAGAGGCGCAATGCATTGATTGATTAGTGTACAAGCTGCAGATGCTGCAGTATCCAAGACATGTCATTCTCCGTCTTCAAAGCATGTTAAAAGTCTGATGTAATTTCAACCCAGTTTCTCAATAGAGAAGATTTACTGACCAGAAACCGTAATAAGGGAACCTAAAACACCAAAATTTAATACAGTTAgagcaagttttttttttttttttttttttttttttttttttgatgacatgagAACCCGTAGCCGCTACCATTCGGGTGCGtggtaaacccagctcctgtgcaatagctcgcaaaccatataggagaggtaacccgcactaggcaagcccggtgcgacgagctcgaccgaGAAGGCAACAGTTAGAGCAAGTTTGAGCACagaatattttttgttgtttgtcTCTTTGTTTTTGCCATTTTGGTATGGATGGGCAGCAGCACTGCTTGACTTCCGAGAAGTACTCAGAGACTTGAAATTTAGTTCGATTATGGCTTCAATGGCACAATGCTATAGCTTGCAGCTTCCATCTCCAGCAGATAATATAACATAGAATTTTTGAcatagaaattaaaagaaaaaattggatAGAAACTCGCAACTAACACTCGGATATAAACTTTATCGCTATATTCATGTCAGGAAAATGACCGTAACTAATCACCACCTATACAGTTTGGAAATGGCTGAAACAGAGCAGAAGGCACTCACGTTTGGTTGTCAACAATGATGTAGGTAAATGGTGAATTGCCTCCATCAGACACCtggaattaaaaaaacaaatggtATAAGTAATTAAATACTTCTGCTAGAGATGAGTATATGACAATAAGCCAGAGGACAGAAAAAGGTAGAATCACAATTTCAGTGTTTAAAGAAGTACAGGATAACCACCATTTCCATTATATAAACAAACTACGAGTATCATATCTCTAGCACCAGAAGCATTGCAGGTCCGGATGACTCACCACCATAAAAGATGTATCTACACCATCAGCTTCTAGTTCCTCCAGCATCCCTTTTCCTTGAGAGTCATCAGCAACCTAAGGAAACAACTAGGAATTAAGTGCTAATGTGAAGATCTCAAGGACATCAATTCGAAATGTCACAGAAGTTATCGATTGAAAAGGAAATTTAGGAAAGCCAAGGAAAGCTTGATGGATGCTACTGCTTGAAGACTGGTTGTAGCAATCAAAAATAATGAAAGGCATCACCATTGGTTCGTTCGGTTGAGAGACTAGTTATGCAAGGCCTACAATAAATGAACTGTTATGCAGAGACTGTGATACCAAAGCTTCTCATGGAATTGCTAATACAAATCCATcttgtataaaatatgacatAAATTTCCTCATAAGGTCTGCAGGTATTACAGCCCCCAAGGCTTTGGTTCAGTGGTAAAGACGAAACATGGAATGAGTGGATTGGGCGAACATCATCCGTTCGAATTCTGCCACTTACACTAAGCTGGTATTTAAGTGGGCGAAAGGTAGAGGGAAGGCCAATGCTACCCCAATTTTGGACACAGggatttttttgtcaaaaagaaaaagctataCAGTATTACATTATCAAACAAAAAAGTTATGCAGAGCTTTAATGAAACATTATATTAGTGGAGCTATTTACCAATGTAGACTTTTACGCATTAAGACGAGATTATTTCttataaagaaaatcaaatcaaGTACAGGATGCATAAAGAGCTGAAAGTCCGAAAAGTTAGCTCAGATCAGTCACTCAAACCTTTGAAATAATTCTAGGAGTTAGGCCTAGGCGAGCTGCACAAGTCAAAGCATTCCCAGTATTTCCACCTCCTTGAACCTGTTTTACCACAATAATCAGTTTTTCATCATGGCAAAAATCAAAACGACACTGAGCTCAAAAACTTGAACAGTAACAGTGCTGGTATAAATCTTagctcccgtttggccatagattttgaaagcttcttttttttttttcaaaaaaaattgaaaaaacatTGTTTGTCCATGGaatttgatcaattcttgaaaaaaaaaaaaaatcaagttccaAAACTGGTCCAAACCAGCTTTTGGGTGAAGTTTTTCTTCAACTCacgaaacttaaaaaaaaattctaagtaaTATGCATGtccaaaaactatttttcaacacaacttcaaaataaatcttctattcaaatttcacaaaatttaTGGCCAAAAGCTAGCTTAAAACATGATGAAGAGAGAAAATAAAGAACCTCAAAGCTTGTGCTTCGAATCTTATCATCAGGATTAGGATAAGAATCAACAGCAGCCAAGAAATCCAGTGACACCCCACCACAACCTAACTGTTCAAGATTACATAATAACAATTTCAtcacatataacatatatagtataataacaACCCCAACttgatcaaaagaaaaaagaaccaCCCACTATGATGCTATTTTCAGGGAGCACCATCGAAGCTTGAATCGACATTTTCACATTAAAATTTCTGCACCCAACAAAACTTCGTCAGCTTGTTAAAAGAAACTTAATCTGGTGAACAGTGCTGACGTGTTTTTAaatgtaattttaaaaaaaattaagttgttgTACTATTATATTACGGAATAATAATGTACctagttgtagttgtggtgtAAGAATGCTTAGGAGTGAAGGGAGAAGGCAAAAACAGATGTCCTAATGTCACCATTTTCGAGGAAGCGCGTGGTGTTGATTCACGGCGCGTGCTTTAATAGTCGCCAATATAGTAAGTACATCCACAATTGTTTAGATGAGAAGGGAGAGGCATGGAAGTTTTTTTGGTGGGATTTGGAAAATAGCCACTTTTTGGATCAATAATTTAAGTTTTAGCCAAcattttaaaactatttattgtttaattattttcttatgcaAAAATATCCCCTGTATCTGTCATTGAGTTTGAAAGTCCAGCAACTTTTTAAACTCTTGCACGTTGTGTTAGAGTTCTGCTTTCGGAGTTGTTTCATATTTCAGCTAGAGGTATTTTTATCCAAACATTAGTCTTGCCTTAAATTGATCCAAGAGGTTCACAGGCAGGAAAGAGAGGAGCGGGAGGGCAAGAAGCCCCACAGTTCTGATGGTTTTGCTGGCTTCTCATGGGAGGGAGactattttcttttcatataaaaataatagtaataaatcATATAGTAGCTTGATGAAACTTTAAAAATTGAGGATTGAGAATGATATTAAAATGTTGTTGAAACAATGATATATAATTAGGAAAGATTACTCCTAAGTCCTAGATACCGTTCGGGCATCTAGTTTTTCAATATTAGCCCAATTCTCCATTACATACTCGCTTAATCTATGCTTCGCTCACAACGGCGGCGATTTTGGCCTTTAGACCGGTAagacttctctctctctctctctctctcttttctctctcgcCCGTTCTCTCTTTCTAtcgctttcttcttcttctcttagAGATTTTGGGGTACTGGTCAGAAGTCCGGCGACAGAGATCGCGCCTctgcttctctctctctctttgtgTGTGTGCGTGCGCGCACTTCATGTCTGAGAACAACAATAGATACGACAGATTTGAAATTTCACAAGAAACTTAAAAAAGAAACAATGGAGTTCTTCAGATCTTAATCATTTTTTGAGTCCCCAAGGGAATACTTTGTTTGTATATAGTAGTACAATATTTATACATTGTTGTACatacattatttatacattatatatagtttataataatgtatatgtaatatatatgtaatgtatatgtaAAGTTACAAAAGAAGTTGAGCAACGTATGCATAGCTATACAGAACAGATACAACATCTAAACACCAATGATACAATAGGCTACATCGATTGCAAACTAGATGTGTGTTGAAAAATTAGAGATAGCTAATAGTTAGAGAGGGAGTCACACACATTGTTGAAAAATTGTTCCGACCGAATATTTTCAGACAacaaatacaaaaagaaaagacttatttttcaaaataactaCAGTTATCATGAATTTAAATTCGAGAAGTGTTGTGAAATAAAAACTAAGTACTAAATTAAATAAGCAAAGAGAGAGGAAGAAGCAAAGTATTAGaagtctttctttctatttttggtGTACTATTTGAATAGAGGAAGAGGTTATTTATAGGCCTCAATTACTTGGGCAATGATAGCATGCTACAGTATAAGTACATGTGGCCACAAGGGCATCCACATACAGTCATTTACAACACTCCCTATTGGATGTCcatgtaaattaaaaattctAGTGAAAGAAAAGTATAAATAGTTATTCGTAATATGCAtttcttgttgcctcattaaaaaccatACCAGGATAATTCAGTGGGATAAAACCTTgattaaggaaaaaagagtgcagcgCGTATTTTACTAGTAATGCCTTAGTAAGGAGTACTTCCCCCTGATGAAAACATCACTTAATATCTCAAAGACGACGCATTCCAATCTTGTATATTAGCTCCTCAAATGTTGAGGTTAGCAATGCCTTAGTGAACATATCTGCTAAGTTATCACTTGAGCGAACTTGTTGAACATCTATTTCACCCTTCTTTTAAAGATCATGAGTAAAAAGGAATTTTGGTGaaatatgttttgttctgtCTCCTTTAAGGTATCTTCCTCTTAGTTGAGCTATGCATGCAACATTGTCTTCGTATAATGTTGGTGGCCACATGTTTCCTGGATATATTGAGATATTAATCTCAACCAAACGCATTCTCGACTTGCTTCATGAATGGCTATTATCTCTGcatgatttgaagaagtagCAACCATAGTCTGTTTTGTTGAACGCCATGATATAGCTATACCTCCACATGTAAATAAATAACTGGTCTGAGATCGACATTTATGTGGATCGGAAAAATATCCTGCATTTGCATAACCAATTAGTTGTGAATTGGATTCTTTTGAATAAACAATCCCATATCAAGGGTCCCTCGGAGGTATCTGAATATATGCTTAATACCATTCCAGTGTCTTCTTGTTGGGGAAGAACTAAATCTTGCTAATAAGCTTACAGAGAAAGCTATATCTAGTCAAGAATTATCGACAAGATACATTAATGCCCCAATTGCACTGAGATATGGTATTTCAGCACCAACAAGTTCTTCACCATTATCATAAGGTCGAAATGGatcattattaatatcaagTGATCTCACAACCATTGGGGTACTCAATGGATGTGCTTTATCGATGTAAAAtctctttaaaatattttcagtaTATGTTGATTGATGGACAAATATTCCATTTGTAAAATGCTCAATTTGCAGACCAAGACAGAATTTCGTCTTTCCAagatctttcatttcaaattccTTTTTCAAACATTCTACTGCCTTTGAAAGCTCTTCAGGAGTTCTAATAATATTTAAGTGATCAACATATACAGCTATTATGACAAATTCTGATCCAGACCTTTTTATAAAGACACAAAGACAAATTGGGTCATTTTTATACCCTTCTTTCAATAGGTATTCCCTAAGGCAATGATACTACACGTGTCCTAATTGTTTTAATTCGCATAAAGTTTTCTGAAGCTTTATTGAATAATTTTCTCGAAAATCTttatatgcttcaggcattttgaATCCTTCAGGGATTTTCATAAAAATACCATTGTCCAGTGAGCCATATAAATAGGATGTGACAGTCAAATGCATATCAAGTTTTTCATTAACTGCCAAATTAATAAGATATGTGAAGGTGACTGCATTCATCACAGGAGAATATGTGTCCATATAATCAATGTTAGTCTTTGCGAAAATATTTGTGCCACAAGTCGTGCTTTAtattttacaacttcatttttctcattttgttttAGCACAAAAACCCATTTGTACCCCCACTGGCTTTACACCTTCAGGTGTTCGAGCTATAGGTTCGAAAACTTCACGTTTTTCAAGTGAAGCTAAATCAACTTGAATTGCATCTTTCCATTTCGGCCAATCATTTCTCTGTCTACATTCATCGACAGATTTTGGTTCAACATCCTCGTTTTGTTGCATTATTTCATCAACAGCATTATAAGCAAAAACATTGTCGATAATTATATCATTTAGGTTCCATATTATTCCTGAGCAGACATAACTTATTAAtatctcttcattttcattattttcaggtaCCTAAACCTCTTCCGATGTTTTAGCAATTGTTATGTCTTGTTGCTGTTCTTGAGCAACCGCCGccatattattatcattttgattatttgctccttttcttttttgaggaTTTTATCTTTGAAACCGAATGGTCTACTATGTTTTAAGTGTGGTTTAGACTCATTTGCCTTAATTGATTGTCCTATCGGAACATCAACTCGAATTAGAGCATTAGCAGCTGGAATATGAGATTTAGTAATTCTTGATAGGTCAGTGAATGCACCTAGCAATTGATTTGCAATATTTTGCAAATAGATTATCTTTTGAACTTCTTGTTCACATTGATTTGTATGAGGATCTAAATGAGATAATGATAATGCATTCCAATCTATCTCCTTTTTCAGCTGCTTATTTCTCCCCctaattgtcacgccccaaatctggagCAGCATGACCGGCGCTCGGtgccaaactaggcccgagcgaaccactctaaatctgaactgggcacacacacacccaaaatatatataaaactgAGCAAGGTGACAAGGCTGCTATGTATGCTGTACAACAAAaatgagagccgacaaggctacatatatatatatatcaatagcataccaaaagggaccgcagctccgaaccaagtggagcaCCCTAACTGCAGCTGAGTGGAAGacctactgagctggatcgtCTATTTGCCTATctaaacctgcgggcatgaacgcagcgcccccaagcaaaaagaacgtcagtacgaaacaatgtattgagtatgtaaggcaaaggaataactgaaactgaactgaaaaggtaataatttgggggccaaaaaaATGCTCTGAATATCTCACAtgacctgtctcatatgaattgcaatataatactattatatatctcaCCACCAAGTGGCCCGCAACCGAAAAAATTCTCACCGACCCATCGGCCGGTGCACTCGTCTcaccgacccgtaggccggCATTCGTCTCAC
This portion of the Lycium ferocissimum isolate CSIRO_LF1 chromosome 1, AGI_CSIRO_Lferr_CH_V1, whole genome shotgun sequence genome encodes:
- the LOC132050231 gene encoding uncharacterized protein LOC132050231, which encodes MVTLGHLFLPSPFTPKHSYTTTTTRNFNVKMSIQASMVLPENSIILGCGGVSLDFLAAVDSYPNPDDKIRSTSFEVQGGGNTGNALTCAARLGLTPRIISKVADDSQGKGMLEELEADGVDTSFMVVSDGGNSPFTYIIVDNQTKTRTCIHTPGYPPMIPSDLSQSNLLSALDGAKLVYFDVRLHETAAIVAEEASRRGIPILIDAEKKRDGLDNLLSFASYVVCTTSFPQAWTEASSIPSALVSMLLRLPKVKFVIMTLGKDGCIMLQRTEMDNLLPEEMDVDDLFEKLNQEKDTNATLPACISSNVAKLHAKGIGTIIGKLFVGTAESIPPTELIDTTGAGDAFIGAVLYSLCANMPPEKMLPFAAQVAAIKCRALGARAGLPRYTHPRLTPFLV